The Leptospirales bacterium genome has a window encoding:
- a CDS encoding segregation/condensation protein A produces MSPADPTDSSEELPGPAAGAGASDSAATVAGEQQSSGEDAERIPEPLDQFQVSWTDPEGEPHHGPLSVLWKLIESYRIDIFEVSLLRISEDFLEFLSRASELQIELASSFAVMASQLLFYKSRALLPDPGFEDAEEEPRLPPELVQQLLEYRRFQLAADRLREMDNLAAGMLTRPPSPAATAAAEGNEWLEVSINDLIQAYSNMLRRLQEGAAEERRFEIQLEEVSVEDRIEALRELFKTAQELSFDELFESVERMNRAEIIATFLALLELTRMREIVIRQRVNFGEIRIFKRSALVH; encoded by the coding sequence TTGTCTCCCGCTGATCCTACAGATTCCTCTGAAGAGCTTCCGGGCCCTGCCGCAGGGGCTGGCGCAAGCGACAGTGCTGCAACCGTTGCTGGCGAGCAGCAGTCGTCTGGCGAAGACGCCGAACGCATTCCTGAACCCCTCGATCAATTTCAGGTCAGCTGGACCGATCCAGAGGGCGAGCCGCATCACGGGCCGCTGTCCGTACTCTGGAAGTTGATCGAATCCTACCGGATTGATATCTTCGAGGTATCGTTACTGCGCATTAGCGAAGACTTTCTGGAATTCCTGAGCCGCGCCAGCGAGTTGCAGATCGAACTTGCTTCGTCCTTTGCGGTGATGGCCTCGCAACTGCTCTTCTACAAGAGCCGCGCCTTGCTCCCTGATCCTGGTTTTGAGGATGCAGAGGAAGAGCCGCGTCTGCCGCCAGAACTGGTGCAGCAATTGCTGGAGTACCGGCGCTTTCAGCTGGCGGCCGATCGCCTCCGCGAAATGGACAATCTGGCGGCGGGCATGCTGACGCGTCCGCCCTCGCCGGCAGCGACGGCCGCTGCGGAGGGCAACGAGTGGCTGGAGGTCAGTATCAATGACCTGATCCAGGCCTACTCCAATATGTTGCGACGGCTGCAGGAAGGGGCCGCCGAAGAACGGCGCTTTGAAATTCAACTGGAAGAGGTCTCCGTTGAAGATCGTATCGAAGCGCTGCGCGAACTGTTCAAGACGGCCCAGGAATTGAGTTTTGACGAGCTTTTCGAAAGCGTAGAACGCATGAATCGCGCTGAAATTATCGCCACTTTTCTGGCGCTTCTGGAACTGACGCGGATGCGCGAGATTGTCATCCGCCAGCGGGTGAACTTCGGCGAGATCCGTATTTTCAAGCGCAGCGCTCTGGTGCATTGA
- the scpB gene encoding SMC-Scp complex subunit ScpB has translation MARERKRRDTVAKPADEPGFSSDIGAIEPATTAPLSPPEAGGATPLAQAADAALPEHRELSREEEEFYRGLIEAALFLAPEPLSISSLARRCNLDRVNARVLADSLADDYAERDGGVQLREIAGGYQFVTAERYSAAIKEVFKEQKRETLSRSTLETLAIISYRQPITLPEIEEIRGVNSRAMVVQLLQRKLIKPQGYRPAPGRPTLYVTTRQFLSHFALNSLGDLPTLEDVKELKFDDLD, from the coding sequence ATGGCTCGCGAACGCAAAAGACGAGATACCGTTGCAAAACCGGCCGACGAACCCGGATTTTCTTCCGATATCGGTGCAATTGAACCGGCGACGACGGCGCCTCTGTCGCCGCCGGAAGCTGGCGGGGCCACGCCGTTGGCTCAGGCCGCCGACGCTGCCTTGCCCGAGCATCGCGAATTGTCCAGGGAAGAGGAAGAGTTCTATCGCGGGCTGATCGAGGCCGCGCTCTTTCTGGCGCCGGAACCGCTTTCCATCAGCTCGCTGGCCAGACGCTGCAATCTGGATCGCGTCAACGCGCGCGTGCTGGCGGACAGCCTGGCCGACGACTACGCCGAGCGCGATGGCGGCGTGCAGCTGCGCGAAATAGCCGGCGGCTATCAGTTTGTGACCGCCGAACGCTACAGCGCCGCAATCAAAGAGGTCTTCAAAGAACAGAAACGCGAGACGCTGTCGCGATCGACCCTGGAAACGCTGGCAATCATCAGCTATCGGCAGCCGATTACATTGCCGGAGATCGAGGAGATCCGCGGAGTCAATAGCCGCGCCATGGTTGTTCAGTTGTTGCAGCGTAAGTTGATCAAGCCGCAGGGCTACCGTCCGGCGCCGGGCCGCCCCACGCTCTACGTAACCACGCGCCAGTTTCTTTCCCACTTTGCATTGAACTCGCTCGGCGATCTTCCCACGCTGGAAGACGTCAAGGAGCTGAAGTTCGACGATCTTGACTGA
- a CDS encoding chemotaxis response regulator protein-glutamate methylesterase, with protein sequence MFRILLVDDSPLARRAVRDTLEAIEGLSVAAEATDGEQALQALATQQFDLIILDVEMPRLDGIGVLKEMQKRGLKTPTLMLSSLTRSGAITTFRALDLGAADFVTKPSPDAGVSVADMQLALRERVSAFAEAERLSAAPAPQATPRASGVRYGALLIGASTGGPKALQDMLREMPAEFPAPILIVQHMPPLFTAAFAERLNELSPLEVREACDGEALHPGLVLIAPGDQHLLVERKGDLLLARLDSGPAVRSHRPSFEPLLESGIKVFGGELAALIMTGMGRDGVDGLLRLRAAGGLTLAQDEASSVVFGMNRRAIEAGAIDQVVPLKNMVAVLSACFSYQ encoded by the coding sequence ATGTTTCGTATCCTGCTGGTAGACGATTCCCCGCTGGCCCGCCGCGCGGTGCGCGATACCCTGGAGGCGATCGAGGGGTTGAGCGTTGCCGCTGAAGCGACCGACGGTGAGCAAGCCCTGCAAGCGCTTGCCACGCAGCAATTTGACTTGATCATTCTGGATGTGGAGATGCCGCGTCTCGACGGCATTGGCGTGCTCAAGGAGATGCAAAAGCGCGGGCTCAAGACGCCGACGCTGATGCTGTCCTCGCTAACGCGCAGCGGAGCGATCACCACTTTTCGCGCCCTGGACCTCGGCGCGGCGGACTTTGTAACCAAACCCTCGCCGGACGCCGGCGTAAGCGTCGCCGACATGCAACTGGCGCTGCGCGAAAGGGTGAGCGCCTTTGCCGAAGCGGAACGGCTCAGCGCTGCGCCCGCCCCACAAGCGACGCCCCGCGCCTCCGGCGTGCGCTACGGCGCCTTGCTGATTGGCGCTTCAACGGGCGGACCAAAAGCGCTGCAAGACATGCTGCGCGAGATGCCGGCCGAATTTCCGGCGCCCATCCTGATCGTGCAGCACATGCCGCCGCTGTTTACCGCAGCCTTTGCCGAGCGACTCAACGAACTCTCGCCGCTTGAAGTGCGCGAGGCTTGCGACGGCGAAGCATTGCACCCTGGACTGGTTCTGATTGCGCCGGGCGATCAGCACCTGCTGGTGGAGCGCAAAGGCGATCTGCTGCTGGCCAGGCTGGACAGCGGACCCGCCGTACGCTCGCATCGACCTTCCTTTGAACCGCTTCTGGAGTCGGGAATCAAAGTCTTTGGCGGAGAGCTGGCGGCCCTGATCATGACCGGGATGGGTCGGGACGGCGTCGATGGCTTGCTGCGGCTGCGCGCCGCCGGCGGATTGACGCTTGCGCAGGATGAGGCCTCCAGCGTAGTGTTTGGCATGAACCGCAGGGCGATCGAAGCCGGGGCTATCGATCAGGTCGTTCCACTGAAAAATATGGTTGCGGTCCTGTCCGCTTGCTTCTCATACCAATAG
- a CDS encoding response regulator, producing MARVLVVDDAKFMRTLVKDALTAAGHEIVGEAENGVQAVKLFGDLKPDLVTMDITMREKDGLEAAGEILKKDSTARIIMVTALGQEDLLARAIKMGVKDFVVKPFPPERLQQAAAKALG from the coding sequence GTGGCACGTGTTCTGGTGGTAGATGACGCCAAATTTATGCGCACCCTGGTCAAGGATGCGCTCACCGCCGCCGGCCACGAGATTGTCGGCGAAGCGGAGAACGGCGTCCAGGCCGTGAAGCTATTCGGGGATCTGAAGCCGGACCTGGTGACCATGGACATCACCATGCGCGAAAAAGATGGACTGGAGGCCGCCGGGGAAATTCTGAAAAAGGACTCCACCGCTCGGATCATTATGGTTACGGCTCTGGGGCAGGAAGATCTGCTGGCGCGCGCCATAAAGATGGGCGTAAAGGACTTCGTGGTGAAGCCCTTTCCGCCGGAGCGCCTGCAGCAGGCGGCGGCCAAGGCGCTTGGCTGA